In Streptomyces chartreusis, the following proteins share a genomic window:
- a CDS encoding RNA polymerase-binding protein RbpA: MASGNAIRGSRVGAGPMGEAERGESAPRLRISFWCSNGHETQPSFASDAQVPETWDCPRCGFPAGQDRDNPPDPPRTEPYKTHLAYVRERRSDADGEAILAEALAKLRGEI; this comes from the coding sequence GTGGCAAGTGGCAACGCGATCCGAGGAAGCCGGGTCGGGGCGGGGCCGATGGGCGAGGCCGAGCGGGGCGAGTCCGCGCCCCGGCTGCGCATCTCCTTCTGGTGCTCCAACGGGCATGAAACGCAGCCCAGCTTCGCCAGCGACGCGCAGGTTCCCGAAACCTGGGACTGCCCGCGCTGCGGCTTTCCCGCCGGACAGGACCGGGACAACCCGCCGGACCCGCCGCGCACCGAGCCCTACAAGACGCACCTCGCGTATGTACGGGAGCGACGCAGTGACGCGGACGGCGAGGCGATCCTCGCCGAGGCGCTCGCCAAACTGCGGGGCGAGATCTAG
- the tpiA gene encoding triose-phosphate isomerase, whose protein sequence is MSTRTPLMAGNWKMNLNHLEAIAHVQKLAFALADKDYDAVEVAVLPPFTDLRSVQTLVDGDKLKIKYGAQDISAHDSGAYTGEISGPMLAKLKCTYVAIGHSERRQYHAETDEIVNAKVKAAYKHGLTPILCVGEELEVREAGNHVSHTLTQVEGGLKDLPAEQAESVVIAYEPVWAIGTGKVCGAEDAQEVCAAIRGKIAELYTQELADKVRIQYGGSVKAGNVAEIMSQADIDGALVGGASLDADEFVKIVRFRDQ, encoded by the coding sequence ATGAGCACGCGCACGCCGCTGATGGCGGGCAACTGGAAGATGAACCTCAACCACCTCGAGGCCATCGCGCACGTCCAGAAGCTCGCCTTCGCCCTGGCCGACAAGGACTACGACGCCGTCGAGGTCGCCGTCCTGCCGCCCTTCACCGACCTGCGCTCCGTGCAGACCCTGGTCGACGGCGACAAGCTGAAGATCAAGTACGGCGCCCAGGACATCTCGGCGCACGACTCCGGTGCCTACACCGGCGAGATCTCCGGTCCGATGCTGGCCAAGCTGAAGTGCACGTACGTGGCGATCGGCCACTCCGAGCGCCGCCAGTACCACGCGGAGACCGACGAGATCGTCAACGCCAAGGTCAAGGCCGCCTACAAGCACGGCCTGACCCCGATCCTGTGCGTCGGTGAGGAGCTGGAGGTCCGCGAGGCGGGCAACCACGTCTCCCACACCCTCACCCAGGTCGAGGGCGGTCTGAAGGACCTCCCGGCCGAGCAGGCCGAGTCCGTCGTGATCGCCTACGAGCCCGTGTGGGCCATCGGCACCGGCAAGGTCTGCGGCGCCGAGGACGCCCAGGAGGTCTGCGCCGCGATCCGTGGCAAGATCGCCGAGCTGTACACGCAGGAGCTGGCCGACAAGGTCCGCATCCAGTACGGCGGCTCCGTCAAGGCGGGCAACGTCGCCGAGATCATGTCGCAGGCCGACATCGACGGCGCCCTGGTCGGCGGTGCCTCGCTGGACGCCGACGAGTTCGTCAAGATCGTGCGCTTCCGCGACCAGTGA
- the secG gene encoding preprotein translocase subunit SecG, with protein sequence MGFSIALIVFSGLLMLLVLMHKGKGGGLSDMFGGGMQSSVGGSSVAERNLDRITVVVGLLWFACIVVLGIMMKVNN encoded by the coding sequence ATGGGGTTCTCGATCGCCCTGATCGTCTTCAGCGGGCTGCTGATGCTGCTGGTGCTGATGCACAAGGGCAAGGGCGGCGGCCTCTCCGACATGTTCGGTGGCGGCATGCAGTCGTCCGTCGGTGGCTCCTCGGTCGCCGAGCGCAACCTCGACCGGATCACTGTTGTGGTCGGTTTGCTCTGGTTCGCGTGCATTGTCGTGCTCGGCATCATGATGAAGGTCAACAACTGA